The Pseudomonadota bacterium genome includes a window with the following:
- a CDS encoding undecaprenyl-diphosphate phosphatase — MNMMLLLPALILGTLEGLTEFLPISSTGHLIIAGDLLDFTGERAKTFVIVIQLGAILAVCWYYRAKLVEVARGITHNAITQRFLGNLALAFLPAAFLAVLLHRFIKDHLFNPITVAAALILGGVVILLVERSKGEARVHAVEDMCWPEALKIGCCQVLALIPGTSRSGATIVGGLVFGLSRQAATEFSFFLAIPTMFAATFYESVNNWHLLQDGDLLLFGTGFTAAFISGLVAVRALLHFVKNHSFRAFAYYRIVFGGVVLSYFWLVPGS, encoded by the coding sequence ATGAATATGATGCTATTGTTACCCGCCTTGATCCTGGGCACTCTCGAGGGTCTCACGGAATTCCTGCCCATCTCGAGCACCGGCCATTTGATTATCGCCGGCGATCTGCTTGACTTCACCGGCGAGAGGGCAAAAACCTTCGTGATCGTCATCCAATTGGGCGCCATCCTGGCCGTATGCTGGTATTACCGCGCCAAGCTTGTCGAGGTGGCGCGCGGGATCACGCACAATGCCATCACCCAGCGTTTTCTCGGCAACCTCGCGCTGGCTTTTCTCCCCGCGGCCTTCTTGGCTGTGCTGCTGCACCGATTCATCAAAGATCACCTGTTTAATCCGATCACGGTGGCCGCGGCTTTGATCCTGGGGGGAGTCGTGATCCTTCTGGTCGAGCGCTCGAAGGGCGAGGCCAGGGTGCATGCGGTCGAGGATATGTGTTGGCCGGAGGCGCTCAAGATCGGCTGCTGCCAGGTGCTGGCCTTGATCCCCGGCACCTCGCGTTCCGGGGCGACGATCGTAGGCGGATTGGTGTTCGGCCTATCGCGGCAGGCGGCGACGGAATTTTCGTTCTTTCTCGCGATCCCGACCATGTTCGCCGCGACGTTCTATGAGAGCGTAAACAACTGGCATCTGTTACAGGACGGCGATCTATTGCTATTCGGGACTGGGTTTACCGCGGCCTTCATCTCCGGCCTCGTTGCCGTCAGGGCGTTGCTTCATTTCGTAAAAAATCATAGCTTTCGCGCCTTTGCTTATTACCGGATCGTTTTCGGAGGAGTAGTGCTTTCTTATTTTTGGTTAGTTCCAGGGAGTTGA
- a CDS encoding exopolysaccharide biosynthesis protein, translating into MSDYTTLVETLNRCAERAREENLTLGQVLDSIEEAAFAFICIIMVLPFLQPLTLGPLSVIGGLSFAALGWQLFRGHPTPMLPERARNTVIGHKTWDVLIGICLKILGLCRRFTKPRYSYWVTGEKGRQISGLTIMAGGLLMAIPAFGLPFNNLIPALAIFFVCVAELEQDGLMVFVAFGWLIATVLYFVVAFALVWFLGEEALSFFS; encoded by the coding sequence ATGTCAGACTACACAACGCTGGTTGAAACGCTTAACCGCTGTGCCGAACGCGCCCGCGAAGAGAATCTTACCTTGGGACAGGTGCTCGACTCCATCGAAGAAGCCGCCTTTGCGTTCATCTGCATCATCATGGTGTTGCCGTTTCTGCAACCGCTCACGCTCGGCCCCTTGTCCGTGATCGGCGGGCTCAGCTTCGCCGCCTTAGGCTGGCAGCTTTTCCGGGGTCATCCGACGCCGATGCTGCCCGAAAGAGCTAGGAATACCGTCATCGGCCACAAAACCTGGGATGTCTTAATCGGCATATGCTTGAAGATCCTGGGGCTGTGCCGGCGGTTTACCAAACCGCGTTATAGCTATTGGGTCACCGGAGAGAAAGGCCGGCAGATCAGCGGGCTCACGATCATGGCCGGCGGCTTGTTGATGGCGATACCCGCCTTCGGTCTGCCCTTCAACAACTTGATCCCCGCGCTCGCCATTTTTTTTGTGTGTGTCGCCGAGCTGGAGCAGGACGGGCTGATGGTCTTCGTGGCCTTCGGCTGGTTGATCGCCACGGTGCTCTATTTCGTCGTCGCTTTTGCGCTGGTGTGGTTCCTTGGGGAGGAGGCGCTGTCTTTCTTTAGCTAA
- a CDS encoding YbdD/YjiX family protein yields the protein MRFLKRVWQILRALSGDDAYERYLAHWRARHAAEETAPMTRAKFFKAEVERKWSGVRRCC from the coding sequence ATGCGCTTTTTGAAACGAGTCTGGCAGATCCTCCGCGCGCTCAGCGGAGATGACGCCTATGAGCGTTACTTAGCCCACTGGCGCGCCCGGCACGCGGCCGAGGAAACGGCGCCGATGACACGCGCCAAGTTTTTTAAAGCCGAAGTCGAGCGCAAGTGGAGCGGAGTGCGGCGTTGCTGTTAG
- the mlaD gene encoding outer membrane lipid asymmetry maintenance protein MlaD, with product MMHSKWIETIVGAFVALGLGSLLVLTLRISNLSLASFGADSTYEIRAMFDNIGGLKVRSPVKMAGVTVGRVNAIEFDSKSYTAVAIIQIDKQFNQIPTDTGANVYTAGLLGEQYISLAPGGSEEFLKAGDVITDTQSAVVFEQVIGQFLYGKAAESSSGEDSKE from the coding sequence ATGATGCATTCAAAATGGATCGAAACCATCGTCGGAGCCTTTGTCGCGCTCGGCTTGGGGTCGCTGCTGGTACTCACCCTGCGAATAAGTAACTTGAGTCTCGCCAGTTTCGGCGCCGACAGCACCTACGAGATCCGCGCCATGTTCGACAATATCGGCGGGCTGAAGGTGCGTTCGCCGGTCAAGATGGCGGGTGTCACCGTAGGGCGCGTCAACGCCATTGAATTCGACTCAAAATCGTACACCGCGGTTGCCATAATACAGATCGACAAACAGTTTAATCAGATACCAACGGATACCGGCGCCAACGTCTACACGGCCGGGTTACTCGGTGAACAATACATCAGCCTTGCTCCCGGGGGCAGCGAAGAATTTCTCAAAGCCGGGGATGTGATCACGGACACGCAATCCGCCGTGGTCTTCGAACAAGTCATCGGTCAGTTTCTATACGGGAAAGCCGCCGAAAGCAGCAGCGGCGAGGACTCGAAAGAATAA
- the mlaE gene encoding lipid asymmetry maintenance ABC transporter permease subunit MlaE, with product MMSALRALGRFGLRFFQRLGRGHIFLLYTLGGLPATLYRWRLLTSQVFALGVLSLVIIVVSGLFVGMVLGLQGYNTLVDFGAEESLGILLALSLVRELGPVVSALLFAGRAGSALAAEIGLMKTTEQLAAMEMMAVDPLHRVVAPRLLAGILAMPLLAAIFSAVGVYGGYFVGVGLLGVDEGAFWSQMQSAVDFHDDILNGVIKSFIFGIAVTWIAVFEGYDTVPTSQGISRATTRTVVNSSLAVLGLDFVLTALMFD from the coding sequence GTGATGAGCGCACTGCGCGCATTGGGCCGCTTCGGATTGCGCTTTTTCCAGCGCCTCGGGCGCGGACACATCTTTCTGCTATACACCCTCGGCGGGTTGCCGGCCACGCTTTATCGCTGGCGCTTACTCACCTCGCAGGTTTTTGCGCTCGGGGTACTGTCGCTGGTCATCATCGTGGTCTCAGGGCTTTTCGTCGGCATGGTGCTAGGGCTGCAAGGGTATAATACCCTGGTGGATTTCGGCGCCGAGGAGTCGCTCGGGATCTTGCTGGCGTTATCGCTGGTGCGCGAGCTAGGACCAGTGGTCTCGGCGCTGCTGTTCGCGGGCCGCGCCGGCTCGGCCTTGGCGGCCGAGATCGGGCTCATGAAAACCACCGAGCAGTTGGCGGCCATGGAGATGATGGCCGTCGATCCGCTGCACCGCGTGGTCGCGCCAAGGCTGCTCGCCGGGATCCTGGCCATGCCCTTGCTCGCGGCGATCTTCAGCGCGGTCGGCGTCTATGGGGGCTACTTCGTCGGCGTGGGATTGCTTGGCGTCGATGAGGGCGCCTTCTGGTCCCAGATGCAGTCGGCGGTTGATTTTCACGACGATATCCTGAACGGCGTCATCAAGAGTTTTATCTTCGGCATCGCGGTCACCTGGATTGCCGTATTCGAGGGCTATGATACGGTCCCCACCTCGCAAGGCATCAGCCGCGCGACGACTCGGACCGTGGTAAACTCCAGCCTCGCGGTGCTGGGGCTCGATTTCGTGCTCACCGCCTTGATGTTCGACTAA
- a CDS encoding ATP-binding cassette domain-containing protein — translation MQNDNQDLEPLVRIRDLCFRRGERVIFDHINLSMPRGKITAIMGPSGCGKTTLLRMIGGQLKPLSGSVRVDGQEVTALSRGALMSLRQRMGMLFQSGALLTDLPVFDNVAFPLREHTRLPEPMVRDLVLMKLEAVGLRGARDLMPSELSGGMARRVALARAIALDPMIILYDEPFTGQDPISMGVLLRLIEQMNEALGTTSVIVSHDVRETASISDYIYVLSGGKIIGEGTPDQLDVSDSEWVRQFMDARPDGPVRFHYPVRDIVEDLLAGGGE, via the coding sequence ATGCAAAACGATAATCAAGACCTGGAGCCTCTCGTCCGCATCCGCGATCTCTGTTTCCGCCGTGGCGAGCGGGTCATCTTCGACCACATCAATTTATCCATGCCGCGCGGAAAGATCACGGCCATCATGGGACCGAGCGGCTGCGGTAAAACCACCCTGCTGCGCATGATCGGCGGTCAGCTCAAGCCCCTATCGGGGAGTGTGCGGGTCGACGGGCAGGAGGTCACGGCGTTATCGCGAGGAGCGTTGATGAGCTTACGCCAGCGCATGGGCATGCTGTTCCAGAGCGGCGCGCTCTTAACCGATCTCCCGGTGTTCGATAACGTGGCCTTCCCCTTACGCGAGCACACCCGGCTGCCCGAGCCGATGGTCCGCGATTTGGTGCTGATGAAGCTCGAGGCGGTGGGGCTACGGGGCGCACGCGATCTGATGCCGAGCGAGCTTTCGGGCGGCATGGCGCGCCGAGTCGCCCTAGCCAGGGCGATCGCGCTCGATCCCATGATCATCCTCTACGATGAGCCTTTTACCGGTCAGGATCCGATCTCCATGGGGGTCCTGTTGCGGCTCATCGAGCAGATGAATGAAGCCCTCGGCACGACCAGCGTCATCGTGTCGCACGATGTGCGCGAGACGGCATCGATCTCCGATTACATCTACGTGCTTTCCGGCGGAAAGATCATCGGTGAGGGCACGCCGGATCAACTCGATGTCAGCGACTCCGAATGGGTACGGCAATTCATGGACGCTCGCCCCGACGGCCCGGTGCGCTTCCACTACCCGGTGCGCGATATTGTCGAGGATTTATTGGCGGGAGGTGGCGAGTGA
- the gloA gene encoding lactoylglutathione lyase — translation MRMLHIMLRVGDLGRSLQFYTEVLGMKLLRRADYSEGRFTLVYLGYGEERDTAVLELTHNWDTNRYDPGNAYGHIAIGVDDVYAACEAIRGRGGKIVRAAGPMKGGTAVLAFVEDPDGYKIELLKDPVRRPITG, via the coding sequence ATGCGTATGTTGCATATCATGTTACGAGTGGGGGATCTCGGCCGCTCATTGCAATTCTATACCGAGGTCCTCGGCATGAAGCTGTTGCGGCGGGCCGATTATTCCGAGGGCCGCTTTACCTTGGTCTATCTCGGTTACGGCGAGGAGCGCGACACGGCCGTCTTAGAGCTTACGCACAATTGGGACACCAACCGATACGATCCGGGAAACGCCTACGGGCATATCGCCATCGGCGTCGATGACGTGTACGCGGCTTGCGAGGCGATCCGCGGGCGCGGCGGCAAGATCGTGCGCGCCGCCGGGCCGATGAAAGGGGGTACGGCCGTGCTCGCCTTCGTGGAAGACCCCGACGGCTACAAGATCGAGCTGCTTAAGGATCCGGTGCGCCGCCCGATTACGGGATGA
- a CDS encoding transposase, producing the protein MPRHPRVHLDGIPLHIVQRGHHREPCFFGEEDYFRYLHWLGEALKETRCSLHAYALMPNHVHLLLTPKRAAAVPKLIISLGRRYVQYINRQYRRTGTLWESRYKSSLIQAETTLLTAMRYIELNPVRAAMVDDPAHYRWTSYRANALGQVSPLLIPHRVYLALEAGDHARRVAYRGLSRPPLDEETLRAIRLALNQSQPLGNERFHAKIERMTGQRREARPRGRPRLERDVAEAI; encoded by the coding sequence ATGCCCCGCCACCCGCGTGTTCACCTCGATGGAATACCCCTGCACATCGTGCAACGCGGTCACCACCGCGAGCCGTGCTTCTTTGGGGAAGAAGACTACTTTAGGTACCTGCACTGGCTTGGTGAGGCATTGAAGGAGACACGCTGTTCGCTACATGCCTATGCGCTCATGCCCAACCACGTGCACCTGCTCCTCACCCCCAAGAGAGCAGCGGCGGTACCGAAGCTCATCATCTCCTTGGGCCGGCGCTACGTGCAGTATATCAACCGGCAGTACCGGCGTACCGGCACGCTCTGGGAGAGCCGCTACAAGTCCTCACTCATCCAGGCGGAGACCACTCTCCTCACCGCCATGCGCTACATCGAACTGAACCCCGTTCGCGCGGCGATGGTGGACGATCCGGCGCACTACCGTTGGACCAGTTACCGGGCCAACGCCCTCGGACAAGTGTCGCCGCTGCTAATCCCTCATCGGGTCTACTTAGCACTGGAGGCGGGCGACCACGCACGGCGAGTGGCCTACCGCGGTTTGTCCCGGCCCCCTCTCGATGAGGAAACCCTCCGCGCCATACGGCTCGCGCTGAACCAAAGTCAGCCCTTGGGCAATGAGCGCTTCCATGCCAAGATCGAGCGCATGACGGGGCAGCGGCGCGAAGCGAGGCCCCGAGGCCGGCCGCGGCTAGAGCGTGATGTTGCTGAAGCCATCTAG
- a CDS encoding C39 family peptidase, producing MSKALAAFDAIEIEFVHKKRIWNGGSRMITVGRFLGYALSLQPFINGVSVAEEVAWSVPTSAQPTIAKRHTLKELRDQYVIKQQLDYSCGAAALATLMVHYYGENTSEKEILKLLNTRLETMTKKEQARKKRIGFSLLDLKIVAQQRGYRAAGFKLTIDQLPQLLAPVIVHVQPFGYYHFAVLRGVAGDRVYLADPARGNLRMSIERFLDEWEGVVFVLGKAGEENITHYPLALSRGTDYPSLRLRQAAYQGDQAASSAVNLVLRARPSGLGL from the coding sequence ATGTCGAAGGCGTTAGCGGCCTTCGACGCGATTGAGATTGAGTTTGTCCATAAGAAACGCATTTGGAATGGTGGATCGCGTATGATAACGGTAGGGCGATTTCTCGGGTATGCGCTGAGCCTGCAGCCTTTCATAAATGGCGTGAGTGTGGCCGAAGAGGTCGCCTGGAGTGTTCCCACCAGCGCCCAGCCGACGATCGCGAAGCGTCATACCCTGAAAGAACTTCGCGACCAGTATGTCATTAAACAGCAACTGGACTACTCGTGCGGTGCGGCGGCGCTGGCTACTCTCATGGTTCATTATTATGGGGAGAATACCTCAGAAAAGGAGATCCTGAAGCTGCTTAACACCCGGCTTGAAACGATGACTAAAAAGGAGCAAGCCCGAAAGAAAAGGATTGGGTTTTCCCTCCTAGATCTCAAAATTGTGGCTCAACAGAGGGGTTATCGGGCTGCGGGCTTTAAGCTGACCATTGATCAACTGCCACAACTGCTGGCCCCTGTGATCGTTCACGTCCAGCCATTCGGCTACTATCATTTTGCCGTGCTCCGGGGAGTGGCAGGGGATCGCGTTTATTTGGCCGATCCGGCACGCGGCAATCTGCGCATGAGCATAGAGCGTTTTTTGGATGAGTGGGAAGGGGTTGTGTTTGTCCTCGGCAAGGCGGGAGAAGAGAACATCACCCATTATCCCTTAGCGTTGTCTCGAGGCACCGATTATCCTTCACTCAGGTTGCGCCAGGCAGCCTACCAGGGGGACCAAGCAGCGTCGTCCGCCGTAAACCTTGTTCTACGAGCGCGTCCTAGCGGGTTGGGGTTATAA
- a CDS encoding type II toxin-antitoxin system VapC family toxin, with the protein MRWRSVANLLDTSILSDLIKHPAGAVAQHITGVGEDLIYTSIVVVCELRYGAAKKGSPALSDKIAQLLSTIEVLPLEEDADEKYAEVRTALEKAGTPIGANDTMIAAHALSLGLALVTNNVSQFPKAPGLNVENWLAT; encoded by the coding sequence CTGAGATGGCGGAGCGTCGCTAATCTGCTCGATACCAGTATCCTTTCGGACCTCATCAAGCACCCCGCTGGAGCGGTAGCCCAACACATCACCGGCGTCGGCGAAGATCTGATTTACACCAGTATCGTGGTTGTGTGCGAGCTTCGCTATGGCGCGGCGAAGAAGGGATCGCCCGCCCTATCGGACAAGATTGCCCAGTTGTTGTCCACAATCGAGGTGCTACCGCTCGAAGAGGATGCAGACGAGAAGTATGCCGAGGTCCGAACCGCGTTGGAGAAGGCTGGGACACCGATCGGCGCCAACGACACGATGATCGCGGCCCACGCGTTGTCGCTCGGGCTTGCTCTGGTCACCAACAACGTAAGCCAGTTTCCAAAAGCGCCAGGACTCAACGTGGAGAACTGGCTGGCAACTTGA
- a CDS encoding type II toxin-antitoxin system VapB family antitoxin, whose product MKTTVEIPDTLLDAARKVAAREGTTVKALIERGLRELLVKHKSEHEIRLRKASYKEKRLQSGVQELGWGKLRELALKGRGA is encoded by the coding sequence ATGAAGACGACTGTAGAGATTCCTGACACGCTGCTCGATGCGGCAAGAAAGGTGGCTGCACGCGAAGGCACAACCGTGAAGGCCCTGATCGAACGCGGCTTACGAGAGTTGCTTGTAAAGCATAAGAGCGAGCACGAGATCCGCTTGAGGAAGGCCTCCTATAAAGAAAAGAGACTACAGTCGGGCGTTCAAGAGCTAGGTTGGGGAAAACTCCGCGAGCTTGCCCTCAAAGGCCGAGGCGCGTGA